In Vitis vinifera cultivar Pinot Noir 40024 chromosome 11, ASM3070453v1, a genomic segment contains:
- the LOC100250972 gene encoding syntaxin-32 produces MSMKSAQSSYRDRTQEFLNVAERLKKSFSSAAPNAVTSSGAKPDGTRSSLAIQKEFKDRASRIGYGIHQTSQKLAKLAKLAKRTSVFDDPTMEIQELTAVVKQDITALNAAVVDLQLLCNSQNESGNISSDTTSHSTTVVDDLKNRLMSATKEFKDVLTMRTENLKVHENRRQLFSSTASKESTNPFVRQRPLAAKSTATASSSPPPWANESSSSSPLFPRKQGNVESQPLLQQQQQQQQLVPLQDSYMQSRAEALQNVESTIHELSNIFTQLATMVSQQGELAIRIDENMEDTLANVEGAQGQLVRYLNSISSNRWLMIKIFFVLIVFLMIFLFFVA; encoded by the exons ATGTCCATGAAGTCAGCGCAGTCGTCTTACCGCGATCGAACGCAAGAGTTTCTGAACGTTGCCGAGAGGCTCAAGAAGTCATTCTCTTCGGCTGCGCCGAATGCGGTGACCAGTAGTGGCGCGAAGCCCGACGGAACGCGATCTTCGCTCGCTATTCAGAAGGAATTCAAAGACAGGGCTTCGCGGATTGGATATGGGATTCATCAGACCTCGCAGAAGCTCGCCAAGCTAGCGAAAT TGGCAAAGAGGACATCAGTTTTTGATGATCCAACAATGGAGATCCAAGAATTGACAGCTGTTGTCAAGCAGGATATTACTGCACTAAATGCAGCTGTAGTGGACCTACAACTCCTTTGTAACTCCCAAAATGAAAGTGGCAACATCTCAAGCGACACAACCTCCCATTCAACAACAGTTGTAGATGACTTAAAAAATCGCTTGATGAGCGCGACAAAGGAGTTCAAAGATGTTCTCACCATGCGAACAGAG AATTTAAAGGTTCATGAGAACAGAAGGCAGTTGTTTTCTTCAACTGCTTCAAAAGAGTCCACAAATCCTTTTGTTCGCCAGCGTCCATTGGCTGCAAAATCAACTGCTACTGCATCATCATCCCCTCCTCCTTGGGCCAATGAATCTTCATCCTCATCTCCCCTCTTTCCAAG GAAACAGGGAAATGTGGAATCTCAACCATTgctgcagcagcagcagcaacaacaacaGTTGGTTCCTCTGCAAGACAGTTACATGCAGAGCCGAGCTGAAGCTCTTCAAAATGTGGAGTCAACCATTCATGAGCTTAGCAACATCTTCACACAACTGGCTACTATGGTTTCACAGCAAGGAGAGCTTGCAATCAG GATTGATGAGAACATGGAGGATACACTGGCAAACGTGGAAGGAGCACAGGGACAACTGGTCCGGTACCTTAACAGCATATCATCCAATCGATGGTTGATGATCAAGATATTCTTTGTATTGATTGTATTTCttatgattttcttattttttgtggcataa